A segment of the Sulfitobacter sp. DSM 110093 genome:
GGTGCGCGGCCTCTATGACATTCGGAATGCGCTCCAGACACAGGCCATTAAGCGCATGGCGTTCCCTCTCAAGCCGGAGGTGGTAAGGTCCTTGCAGGACCTGCACGAAGAACACATCACTGCAGGTGAAAACGGTGCGCTTCAGGAGATGTATGAGCTCAACAACCGGTTTCACGAGGTCTTTTTTGAGGCTTGTGAACTCCCTGTGCTGGCCAACGCGATACGTGACTACGCGTTTCGCACTCATCCGATCCGCTCACGGGGGTTTTATGACGATACCTACCGCTGCGCCGCACAGGATGATCACGCAGACATCGTTGCCGAAGCCGCCAGTCAAGATGATGGCGCACAAGAGCGCCTTATCCAGATCAATCTGCGCCACACCAACCGCCCCCGTGACATGTATCTGAGCGCAAATTTTCCGTCTAGCTAAGAGGAGCTATACCGTCGCAACTGGCGTTACAGGCGACCCAACCGCGCCAGGTAAGCGAAGAGGCGGAGCCGTCAGAAAGAACCGTGATCTACCCCTTGCGCGCAGCCACTCATTAAGCGGGCCCAAGCGCCACAATTCTCCAAGGTGAATTCCGAGCTTGAACAAGCAATGCTCGTGCAGGGGGAGAGATGAACCTTGCGGCCCCACGGGCGTGCGTTTTGTTTGCTCAACCGCATAATTGTCCGCGATTAAGACTGCGATGCCGCTTTCGGTGATCCAGTCGCGGAGGTCCTCATCTTGCCCATCAAGGACAGCAAAACTTCTCGCTAGCTTTTCCGCATCAGGCGTTCGGTTCATGCCCAGAAGGGCTTCCGCGAAGCCAGTGTGTAAGCAAAGCATGTCGCCAGCCTCAACCGCTATCTCATCTCTTTCCAGAACTTCCCGAAACATGGCGCCGGTCACGAGAGTGCGACCAGAACCAAAATGCCGAAGTAGATCGACCATGACGCCACGCCCTTGAACGCCAGTTTCAGCCATCCGCTCGATACCAAGGCGCTGAGCTTGGACGCCCTCCGGGCCCATGCCGCACCCGACATGTCCATCCCCAGTGGTTATGTGTTCGCCACCACGCCAACCGTTGTAATAGACAATTTCTGCGTCGCCATCACCGTCAGCATCAAAACGGGCTCCGACATGGCAAAGGGAATCCCACTGCGTTGAATATTGCATATGCAACAGGACTGCATCATCGCAGATCACATCTGTGATCGCAGGATCCTCGCGTGCGATGTCGTAATTGAAATTCGCGCTATCGTCGCGGATTGTCGCGAAGTGACGCGGAGGGCCGCGTCGGGGGTTCAAGAAGCTGCCACCGGGATAATCCAATGGAAGCGACAAGCAAAAACTCCGGCCTTCTTGAATTTCCTGCGCGGCCTGCCGGGTTCTCTCACTGGTGAGCAAGTTTAGCCGACCTCGTTCGTCATCGGGGCCGAATTCGCCCCAGTTCGAACCATCAGGCCGGTTGATCCAACGGCCAGCACTCATGGTTTTGCCGCCGTATAGGTCGCATTACCGTTCCGCCGCAGGGCTAAGATATGCACCAGCCCTAACAACGAAAAGCCCAGTATATCCGTATACCCGCCTGGCCAAATCAGCGCCAAGGCACCGAGCATTAGCATGCCACGAAATAGCCATCCACCAGCTCGATGGCCAGGTAGCACCATTCCCACCTGCGCTGCGGCAAGAGCATAAATGCCGATGCACGCGGTTAGCAAACTGTAGGTTATGCCAAAGGTAATACCATCGGTCAGCAGAAGCTCGGGGTGATAAACAAATACGAAAGGGACGATGAATCCAGGCAAAGCTAGTTGAACCGCAATCATGCCGACCTTCATCGGGTTCGTATCCTTGCCTGCGATGGACGCCGCAATGAAGTTACTTGGACCGACTGGTGGCGTAATCGATGACAGCGCCGCAAAGTAAATCAAGAATAAGTGAGCAACCATTGGCTCTACACCACTCGAAATCAGCGCGGGAGCGACTAGAACGGCCATCAGAAGGTAACAAACGATGGTCGGCAAACCTAAGCCAAGAATAATTGAGGTGATTGCTGTAAGCACCAGAAGCAAGGGGAGGCTCTCCCCAGCTACCCCTTCGAGAATTTGAGAGAGAACGAGACCCAAGCCTGTGGTGCTGGTTAGGCCTGCGATGATGCCAGCGGCGGCGATGATCCCAACGATAACTGCCGCATTGCGGGCACCCTCGATCAGCCCTTGAAAGAGGTTTCGGATAGCAAAGACAAGAGAGCGGTTCTCGGCTAAATCGACCAGTGCGATGGAACAAAAAGCATAGAAGCCTGCTCGAGGTGGCGTGTAGCCCTGCACCAGCATTGCGATCAGGACAATGATAGGTAGGAACTTCAACCAGCCGCCAAAAAAGAAATCGTCCTTCAAATCTATGGCATCAGACAGGTTGGTGGTTTCGACCCCCGCCAAATGATCGCGGGCGGCTCTCAGATCAACCATTACGAAGATGCTGAGGTAGAACATGATTGCCAGCGGAATGCTTGCTAGCATCACGTTAGTATAGGTAATGCCGAGAATGTCGACCATTAGGAAGGCCGCGCCGCCGAGGATGGGTGGCACGAACTGCCCACCGACACTCGCCGTCGCCTCAACGGCGGCCGCAAACGGTCCAGAGAAACCAGTGCGCTTCATCAGCGGAATGGTGAATGCTCCGGTGCTCGCCGTGTTGCCATAAGCAGTGCCCATCACGGCACCAAGGCTGCCGCTGGCGATGACGGCGACTTTTGCCGGCCCACCGCGAGTTCGACCAAGCGCCTTTTGGGATTTTACTAGCAAAAAGTCTATGAAGCCAAGCTGGCCTAGATATGCTGCGAAGAGCACAAACAATACAATATAGCTTGCTGAAACACCGGTGATTGACCCGTAAATCCCCCGCCCAGTCAAGAATAATGCCTGAACGATTTGAGTGAAATCGAGCCCAGCATGGGAGAAAGGTGCCGGCAGGTTCGCGCCGGCAAGAGTGTAAACGATGAAGAACAGGGCGATAATCGGGATGCTCGGTCCAGCTACGCGCCAAGCTGCCACCAACGCCATCAACAGCGCGAT
Coding sequences within it:
- a CDS encoding TRAP transporter fused permease subunit yields the protein MTVDEIPARGRSRFADLCALIFGAVTVVLAAGFFFLDPVLNRILHIGLGFLMLFAMQREAPDRLSRAIGTIGIVGIVLVTAYAYYWYPQMWQFAGLPPSSTEIGLGLIALLMALVAAWRVAGPSIPIIALFFIVYTLAGANLPAPFSHAGLDFTQIVQALFLTGRGIYGSITGVSASYIVLFVLFAAYLGQLGFIDFLLVKSQKALGRTRGGPAKVAVIASGSLGAVMGTAYGNTASTGAFTIPLMKRTGFSGPFAAAVEATASVGGQFVPPILGGAAFLMVDILGITYTNVMLASIPLAIMFYLSIFVMVDLRAARDHLAGVETTNLSDAIDLKDDFFFGGWLKFLPIIVLIAMLVQGYTPPRAGFYAFCSIALVDLAENRSLVFAIRNLFQGLIEGARNAAVIVGIIAAAGIIAGLTSTTGLGLVLSQILEGVAGESLPLLLVLTAITSIILGLGLPTIVCYLLMAVLVAPALISSGVEPMVAHLFLIYFAALSSITPPVGPSNFIAASIAGKDTNPMKVGMIAVQLALPGFIVPFVFVYHPELLLTDGITFGITYSLLTACIGIYALAAAQVGMVLPGHRAGGWLFRGMLMLGALALIWPGGYTDILGFSLLGLVHILALRRNGNATYTAAKP
- a CDS encoding cyclase family protein, translating into MSAGRWINRPDGSNWGEFGPDDERGRLNLLTSERTRQAAQEIQEGRSFCLSLPLDYPGGSFLNPRRGPPRHFATIRDDSANFNYDIAREDPAITDVICDDAVLLHMQYSTQWDSLCHVGARFDADGDGDAEIVYYNGWRGGEHITTGDGHVGCGMGPEGVQAQRLGIERMAETGVQGRGVMVDLLRHFGSGRTLVTGAMFREVLERDEIAVEAGDMLCLHTGFAEALLGMNRTPDAEKLARSFAVLDGQDEDLRDWITESGIAVLIADNYAVEQTKRTPVGPQGSSLPLHEHCLFKLGIHLGELWRLGPLNEWLRARGRSRFFLTAPPLRLPGAVGSPVTPVATV
- a CDS encoding FCD domain-containing protein gives rise to the protein MNKKANPGSENDRLTDQNRIIAEIESDIIFGHLHPREHLVEDQLIERFATTRHKVRTALTELIQRGLVVQVRNKGARVQNYTADEVRGLYDIRNALQTQAIKRMAFPLKPEVVRSLQDLHEEHITAGENGALQEMYELNNRFHEVFFEACELPVLANAIRDYAFRTHPIRSRGFYDDTYRCAAQDDHADIVAEAASQDDGAQERLIQINLRHTNRPRDMYLSANFPSS